A region of Halalkaliarchaeum desulfuricum DNA encodes the following proteins:
- a CDS encoding bactofilin family protein: MIPAFTPGSRQVLVVVLVAALLLPVGVGTVAGQSFQGAAGTVVVEEGTTYEQVDGVAGAIVVRGTVTGDVSGAAGTIHVTETGVVEGNIEAAAGTVRIDGTVEGNVDVGAGTVEVGETARIGGSLQTGAGYVSIDGTIDGDVRAGAETIAVGQNAVIGGEFRYDAANFERHPDATIEGDVIRDRGLSGTFGPGFGVGFDGFQIPTWASVTYGFLANLLLGALLLFAFPRFSTGVADRVAGEPLKSGGVGLLTLVAVPIALVVLLLTVVGVPLAIVGAIAFAFAIWIGVVYGQYAVGAWVLGQLGRDNRWLALVVGLLGFALLGTVQYLGGFLEFIAFLLGFGALALGLRGSYRSRRDEGESTGRQATLDEVAGDS, translated from the coding sequence ATGATCCCCGCGTTCACACCCGGGAGTCGCCAGGTACTGGTCGTCGTGCTCGTTGCCGCGCTACTGCTTCCTGTCGGCGTCGGCACCGTCGCCGGCCAATCCTTCCAGGGGGCTGCCGGCACCGTGGTCGTCGAGGAGGGGACGACCTACGAGCAGGTCGACGGCGTCGCCGGAGCCATCGTCGTTCGGGGGACGGTGACCGGCGACGTTTCCGGTGCGGCCGGGACGATTCACGTCACCGAGACCGGCGTCGTCGAAGGCAACATCGAGGCCGCCGCCGGGACGGTTCGGATCGACGGCACGGTCGAAGGGAACGTCGACGTCGGCGCGGGCACCGTCGAGGTCGGTGAGACGGCTCGTATCGGCGGAAGCCTCCAGACGGGTGCAGGGTACGTCTCGATCGACGGGACGATCGACGGCGACGTCCGCGCCGGCGCCGAGACGATTGCGGTCGGTCAGAACGCGGTCATCGGCGGGGAGTTCCGGTACGACGCCGCGAACTTCGAGCGTCATCCCGACGCGACCATCGAGGGGGACGTGATCCGCGATCGGGGGCTAAGCGGCACCTTCGGTCCCGGCTTCGGCGTCGGCTTCGACGGGTTCCAGATCCCCACGTGGGCGAGCGTGACCTACGGGTTCCTCGCGAACCTCCTTTTGGGCGCGCTACTGCTGTTCGCGTTCCCGCGGTTCTCCACGGGTGTCGCCGATCGCGTCGCGGGCGAACCGCTGAAGTCCGGCGGCGTCGGCCTGCTGACGCTGGTGGCGGTTCCGATCGCGCTCGTCGTCCTCCTGCTTACGGTCGTGGGGGTTCCGCTCGCGATCGTGGGCGCGATCGCGTTCGCGTTCGCCATCTGGATCGGCGTCGTCTACGGCCAGTACGCCGTCGGCGCGTGGGTCCTCGGGCAGTTGGGGCGGGACAACCGGTGGCTCGCGCTCGTCGTCGGTCTCCTCGGCTTCGCGCTTTTGGGGACGGTGCAGTATCTCGGCGGGTTCCTCGAGTTCATCGCGTTCCTGCTCGGCTTCGGTGCCCTCGCGCTGGGGCTCCGTGGCTCCTACCGGTCACGCCGGGATGAAGGGGAGTCGACGGGTCGGCAGGCCACGCTCGACGAGGTCGCGGGGGATTCCTGA
- a CDS encoding SagB/ThcOx family dehydrogenase → MTEYSLPEPGSDGLSEIERTIGARESRRSFADDPVGIEAVATLLWSVQGLTHERDGVPMRASPSAGATFPMVAFLSVAPGGCEELEAGLYRYVPDEHRLDPAIEESIHVELTAAALDQAVVRGAPVTIALAADYDRTTRQYPDHGERYVHMEAGHAAQNALLVCEARELNACPVGAFDDDELAAVLDLPADLDPLYLVPFGERPGGE, encoded by the coding sequence ATGACCGAGTACTCTCTCCCGGAGCCCGGTTCCGACGGGCTCTCCGAGATCGAACGGACGATCGGCGCACGCGAGAGCAGGCGGTCGTTTGCGGACGACCCGGTGGGGATCGAGGCGGTCGCGACGCTGCTTTGGTCCGTCCAGGGGTTGACGCACGAACGCGACGGCGTGCCGATGCGAGCCTCGCCGAGCGCCGGCGCGACGTTCCCGATGGTGGCGTTCCTCTCGGTCGCGCCCGGCGGGTGTGAGGAACTCGAGGCGGGGCTGTACCGGTACGTCCCCGACGAACACCGGCTGGACCCCGCGATCGAGGAGTCGATCCACGTGGAACTCACGGCGGCGGCACTGGATCAGGCAGTGGTTCGCGGCGCACCGGTCACGATCGCGCTCGCGGCCGACTACGACCGAACGACCCGACAGTACCCCGACCACGGCGAGCGATACGTCCACATGGAAGCGGGTCACGCCGCCCAGAACGCCCTGCTCGTCTGCGAGGCACGGGAATTGAACGCCTGTCCGGTCGGCGCGTTCGACGACGACGAACTCGCGGCGGTGCTCGACCTACCCGCCGATCTGGATCCGCTATATCTGGTCCCGTTCGGCGAGCGACCCGGCGGCGAGTAA